Within the Drosophila melanogaster chromosome 3R genome, the region TCGCCTTTGTCGAATTTGAGGATCGCCGTGACGCGGAAGACGCAACGCGTGCCCTGGACGGAACACGCTGCTGCGGCACTAGGATTCGCGTAGAGATGTCTTCGGGTCGCTCGCGCGATCGCCGGCGCGGAGAAGGCGGCAGTAGTGGTCGCTCTGGTTCCGGACGCTACAGGTAATTCCACGACAAAAAAACTGTACTTCTCATGTTACTTGGCTCAATGTGTCTCCCAAATGGAACAATGGATCACTTGACTCCAAAAATTGGGTACTTTCTTCAGGTTTCTAAGCATATGATGGCGGTCTTGCCTGTAACCGTCAAAATTAATCAATCCTTATCAAAACGTATAAAATTTGTTATCGAAATTTCATTGGAATCGTCGCAAAAAACATTAATTGCGAATAGCAAACATGTACATTTTCCCGCCTTTTTCTGCACGTGATAGAACAGCCTTCGAAATGTCAGTTTTATGAGTACTTCTTCGCAGGCTGTTTTATTCATGTCCAACTGACATCACATCGCTATTCATAACatttctaattaaaaattgaCTTGGTACTTTATTTAGACCAAACTTACAAactgtatacatatattatctACGATCCAATCATTTAGTGGTTGTTAAATTCGAGTTATCGACACTTTTTCAGGATAACTCCTTCGGCTAGAACTACTTCCACTGCTACTTCTTCCTTCTACAACATCAACAATCTACAACAGCAACCATCTTCACAGCCACAGCCAGCAACCTTCAACTTGCAACTCTAAATTAACCATGTTCAGCGTCACAGCCTCACAGAAGTTTTGATTAGCAACCCAAATGATTTCATCCTAGAAGAAGCAATGCAGTCGCCCAAAGAGTTCTTTTTTAAAGTTATCCTGCGTATCCTTCAAATAATTGCTTacaattatttctttaatttagTTGCCTATGATATGAGGGTTCGTCCGCTTTCTCAAGTACTTGACTCTGATGTCGAGAAAACTGGCCTTGAACGCGTTTAACGCTGATGATCACAGCTACTATAGATTTGTTCGACCATTTTCTTATTGCATATGTATCCGACAAAGTAGAAAGCTTTAAACTCTAATTATAGGATATCAGTTGGTAATAGATAGTAAATGTAATTGCAGCAGCTAAATGTAATAGCAGCATTAGCAATAATACTCTTATCTTAATTGGTTCACAGCTTAATTCATAGAAACAAAACAGTTTGCACAGCTTTCATTTTTGTTCCCCCTGGTAATTAGTTTAAGTAACTATTTAGCAGTATTTAACACTCCTATTTTGCAGCTCTTTGTAAGGCgcgtatgtacatacactTCTTACCATTCTAAGctgatttaaataattttattaagcTTTTAAGTAATCATTTCTTCTTTACCAATGCGTTTATTTCAGGTCACGTTCGCCACGTCGCTCCCGATCGCCCCGCAGCCGCAGCTTCTCGCGCGATCGTCGAAGTCGCTCGGATTCTCGGGATCGTCATTAATGTTTCCAAAAGGATATCGTTTAAGCAGTGTCGCATCAAAGAACAAGCCGGCCAAGGCCGTATTTTCTGTAGGAATTCCTATGTCGATTGCGATCCAAGTAAATTTACTTCAGATGACAATATAAATCTTTCGATGCATTCTTgaaattccttttttttttttactaaaaAATAAAGACGCACAATCAGCGAGTTTTGATTGGTTTCATATATCATCAAAAACAGTTTGTTTCCAGCAAAAGGGGACGTGCTTAGTGCACTGTTTATTATGTGAGAATTGACGTGCTGCTGTACAACTTGCTTAGAAGTATGTTcgaataataatttaaacagGCGCACGAGTGTAAAATATTATGTATACTAACAAAGGTACACTTTAAACTTAGGAGAAGACGCAACACGAATTCGTTGCACATTTCGCACTGGAATAAACCTTACGTCTAGTCATTGTATGTATCCTCGCTGCAGGGCTCTGAGCCCCATCCCAAATGGCAGATCGGATTGGTTATGGCTGCCCCTAGCGCATGCGGTATGTGTTCGACTCCTGAATTTGAGACAATTCGCCCTTGAAATTAATGTCGATGACGAAGTCCAGGTCACGGTTGTTCCGCTCGTTGGGCTTCATCTGGAACGTGCCAGTGATCTCCTCGTTCTTCTTTGCCGTCATGTGGTCATCGAGGTAGAACACGGTTTGCTTCCAATGCGTGTATGTGGAGTCTGGTGACGTACTGAACCCAAGACGCTTGTGGCACTTGGTGAACTCTATATTAAAGTAGGTGACTAATGCCTGCACGAAGTCGTTGCGCTTGATGCATAGGCTGAACTTGGACGAGAAGTTAAGATCGGCCTTTTGCACGGTATACAGATCCACCTCCTTGACCATGCAAGATGTGGATACCACTTGCTTGGGATCGACCACGTCGACCAGTGGCTCGGTCACGGCCACCTTACGAATGCAGCTCATGTCGAAGCCGTAGACATCGTCCCACCAGTTGATCTTCTCGTCCTTGTACTGTCTGTCCTCGATGGCCGTGATATACAGCGTGCCCCTATCTGGGAACATCATGCCGTCCTTCTTCAGCCACTTGTCCCGAGCGTACAACACTGTATCCAGCATGGATTCGTAGAACAGGCAGTAACTAAATTAaggaaagaaattaaaatggttAATATGCTAAATCAAATATGACCACTTTTTAAAAGCTTAACTACAAATGAAAACCTACCCCATCCACTCGGAAATAATAATGTCCACTCCCTCAATACCATTTGGAAGCTCAATCTCCTCAATCTTGCCCTTGACAACCGTGATTACATCCTGCAGATTGTTGTCAATGACCACTTGGCGGGCAAACTCAATGATGTTGGAGCAGTCGACGGCAATCACCTGAGCAGCACCGGCTTTGGCAGCGAACATGGAGAGAATGCCGGTACCGCAACCCACGTCCAGTACGGTCTGCAAAGAGGAGATACCCCGGTGAGAAGGGCTACGAAAAATGGGGAAACCCCGGAAGTTAACCCTACCTTGCCCTGAAACAGATGCTTGTTGTGGTACATGGCGTTGCGGTATGTGACGGTGCGCACTTCGTCCTTGAGCATCTCCTCGTGGATCCCGAAATGGGCATAGGAGTCAAAGTAATAGTCGCGGGACGTCATCTCGTCGGCGTTGGCATTGGGATTATCACCGGTGGAGCCCTCCGCGGGCAGCTTCTTCGCCACATTGTTTGAGTTCGCATTTGAATTGGGCGTGATGCCGGTCGCCGATTCCACAGCTGCCTCCATGGGAATGTCTGTGCTGGCCTGCGAATCGGGTTCGTCAGCTACTGGCCTGTCGATTGCCGTCACATTTTGACCAAAACTTACCATTTTCTAATTTCTTCGGCGTCTCTTTGGTTTTTCACGTCGAAAAATTGGCGACTAAATGATGGGACTGTTTCTACAGCACGCTAGTTTAAAAGGTCGCTTATCAACACTGCCCCCGCACAAAAGCTGGAAACAAATATCGCCAGCTCGATATTATTGGATTTTTCTGAAATTTTAGTATTTTTGAGCTGGGAAGAATTGGAGTCAGTTGTCTAAGGCATGTTCCATATAATCGAGTAAAATAATCTTTGTCATAACATCAATAAGATATAATAAATACGTTCATGGTTTATTAACTGCTGCAATGCTTGTTGTATTGGTCCTATTTCACTGCTAACAAAAATACATAAACTGGGAAACACGTTTCATCGATAGTTGTAAATAAGATCCGATAGTTTTACTGGTAAGTGCTCATCTCTAGCTACCGCTTGCCCGGTAATTTTGGCGGCAAAATATTCGCACATCGCATTTACTAAAAAACGAAATATAAAGCGAAGCAGAAGTAGCGTCTATTACCTCAGTTCTTCTTTTTAACTTTGTTTACCCTATCAAAATGGAAGGCTTCGACGATGCGGGTGTGTTCTTTTCGGACAATTTCGGCGGAGATAACCAGCAGGATGCGCAAATCAACTTGCAGGCGGTAAAGAAGAAGTACAAGGAGTTCATCCGGACATTTAACGAGGAGAACTTTTTCTACAAATACCGGTAAGTGAACTGCATCTCCTCATCTGAACCCCATTTAAGGTAATCCCCCTGCAGTGACACCCTGAAGAGGAACTATCTTAA harbors:
- the Rbp1 gene encoding RNA-binding protein 1, isoform A, with translation MPRYREWDLACKVYVGNLGSSASKHEIEGAFAKYGPLRNVWVARNPPGFAFVEFEDRRDAEDATRALDGTRCCGTRIRVEMSSGRSRDRRRGEGGSSGRSGSGRYRSRSPRRSRSPRSRSFSRDRRSRSDSRDRH
- the Rbp1 gene encoding RNA-binding protein 1, isoform D, with translation MPRYREWDLACKVYVGNLGSSASKHEIEGAFAKYGPLRNVWVARNPPGFAFVEFEDRRDAEDATRALDGTRCCGTRIRVEMSSGRSRDRRRGEGGSSGRSGSGRYRITPSARTTSTATSSFYNINNLQQQPSSQPQPATFNLQL
- the Art1 gene encoding arginine methyltransferase 1 yields the protein MASTDIPMEAAVESATGITPNSNANSNNVAKKLPAEGSTGDNPNANADEMTSRDYYFDSYAHFGIHEEMLKDEVRTVTYRNAMYHNKHLFQGKTVLDVGCGTGILSMFAAKAGAAQVIAVDCSNIIEFARQVVIDNNLQDVITVVKGKIEEIELPNGIEGVDIIISEWMGYCLFYESMLDTVLYARDKWLKKDGMMFPDRGTLYITAIEDRQYKDEKINWWDDVYGFDMSCIRKVAVTEPLVDVVDPKQVVSTSCMVKEVDLYTVQKADLNFSSKFSLCIKRNDFVQALVTYFNIEFTKCHKRLGFSTSPDSTYTHWKQTVFYLDDHMTAKKNEEITGTFQMKPNERNNRDLDFVIDINFKGELSQIQESNTYRMR